In Anser cygnoides isolate HZ-2024a breed goose chromosome Z, Taihu_goose_T2T_genome, whole genome shotgun sequence, a genomic segment contains:
- the S100Z gene encoding LOW QUALITY PROTEIN: protein S100-Z (The sequence of the model RefSeq protein was modified relative to this genomic sequence to represent the inferred CDS: inserted 2 bases in 1 codon) has product MGQLKAHFLSAGNNFRLQLALHPFPKEGLXDSSAMPLILGLCPTALLLAAMSTPLEDAMNTLIRIFHHYSGKEGDRYKLSKAELKELLTSELTDFLSGQNDPLLVDKIMKDLDSNKDNEVDFNEFMTLVAALTVACNDFFEEQLKEEGF; this is encoded by the exons ATGGGTCAGCTGAAAGCCCATTTTCTCAGTGCTGGTAACAATTTCCGTCTCCAGCTAGCTCTCCATCCCTTCCCCAAGGAAGGACT TGACTCCTCTGCCATGCCACTGATTCTGGGTCTTTGTcccacagctctcctgcttgcTGCTATGTCCACACCACTGGAGGATGCTATGAACACCTTGATCAGGATTTTTCATCACTACTCTGGCAAAGAAGGAGACAGATACAAGCTCAGTAAAGCAGAACTCAAGGAACTCCTCACCAGTGAGCTCACTGACTTCCTTTCA ggCCAAAATGATCCCCTTCTGGTCGATAAGATTATGAAGGATCTGGACTCCAATAAAGACAATGAAGTggattttaatgaatttatgaCTCTGGTTGCAGCTCTGACTGTGGCATGTAATGATTTCTTTGAAGAACAACTAAAGGaagaaggattttaa